ccagcataagacagagggccagcataagacagggggccagcataagacagggggccagcataagacagggggccagcataagacagggggccagcataagacagggggccagcataagacagggggccagcataagacagggggccagcataagacaggggccagcataagacagggggccagcataagacagggggccagcataagacagggggccagcataagacagggggccagcataagacagggggccagcataagacaggggggcagcataagacaggggccagcataagacaggggccagcataagacagggggccagcataagacaggggCCCAGCATAAGACGGGGGGCCAGCATAAGTCGGGgggccagcataagacaggggggccagcataagacagggggcagcataagacaggggccagcataagacggggggccagcataagacaggggggccagcataagacggggggccagcataagacaggggggccagcataagacaggggggccagcataagacaggggcccagcataagacagggggccagcataagacggggggccagcataagacaggggggccagcataagacagggggcagcataagacaggggccagcataagacggggggccagcataagacagggggGCCAACATAAGACAGGGGGCAGCATAAGACAGgggccagcataagacaggggccagcataagacaggggCCCAGCATAAGACAGGTGGTCAACATAAGACAGGGGGCAGCATAAGACAGgggccagcataagacagggggCAGCATAAGACAGGGATCAGCATAAGACAGGgggccagcataagacagggggccagcataagacagggggccagcataagacagggggccagcataagacagggggccagcataagacaggggccagcataagacagggggccagcataagacagggggccagcataagacaggtgccagcataagacagggggccagcataagacagggaccagcataagacagggggccagcataagacagggaccagcataagacaggggccagcataagacagggggccagcataagacagggACCAGCATAAGACAGGGACCAGCATAAGACAGGGGCCAGCGTAAGACAGGGACCAGCGTAAGACAGGGACCAGCATAAGACAGGgggccagcataagacagggggccagcataagacagggaccagcataagacagggggccagcataagacagggggcagtataagacagggggccagcataagacaggggccagcataagacagggggccagcataagacagggggccagcataagacagggaccagcataagacagggggccagcataagacagggggccagcataagacagggggccagcataagacaggggccagcataagacagggggccagcataagacagggggccagcataagacaggggccagcataagacagggggccagcataagacagggaccagcataagacagggggccagcataagacagggACCAGCATAAGACAGGGGCCAGCATAAGAAAGGGGGCAGCATAAGACAGGGACCAGCATAAGACAGGGACCAGCATAAGACAGGgggccagcataagacagggggccagcataagacagggaccagcataagacaggggccagcataagacagggggccagcataagacaggggccagcataagacagggggccagcataagacagggggccagcataagacagggggccagcataagacagggggccagcataagacagggggccagcataagacaggggccagcataagacagggggccagcataagacagggggccagcataagacaggggccagcataagacaggggccagcataagacagggggccagcataagacagggggccagcataagacagggaccagcataagacaggggccagcataagacagggaccagcataagacagggggccagcataagacagggaccagcataagacaggggccagcataagacagggacctgcataagacagggggccagcataagacaggggccagcataagacaggggccagcataagacagggACCAGCATAAGACAGAgggccagcataagacaggggccagcataagacaggggccagcataagacagggggccagcataagacagggaccagcataagacagggggccagcataagacagggACCAGCATAAGACAGGGGCCAGCATAAGAAAGGGGGCAGCATAAGACAGGGACCAGCATAAGACAGGGACCAGCATAAGACAGGgggccagcataagacagggggccagcataagacagggaccagcataagacaggggccagcataagacagggggccagcataagacaggggccagcataagacagggggccagcataagacagggggccagcataagacagggggccagcataagacagggggccagcataagacagggggccagcataagacaggggccagcataagacagggggccagcataagacagggggccagcataagacaggggccagcataagacaggggccagcataagacagggggccagcataagacagggggccagcataagacagggaccagcataagacaggggccagcataagacagggaccagcataagacagggggccagcataagacagggaccagcataagacaggggccagcataagacagggacctgcataagacagggggccagcataagacaggggccagcataagacaggggccagcataagacagggACCAGCATAAGACAGAgggccagcataagacaggggccagcataagacaggggccagcataagacaggggccagcataagacagggggccagcataagacagggggccagcataagacagggggccagcataagacagggggccagcataagacagggggccagcataagacagggggccagcataagacagggggccagcataagacagggggccagcataagacagggggccagcataagacagggggcagcataagacagggggccagcataagacagggggccagcataagacagggggcagcataagacagggggcagcataagacagggggcagcataagacagggggccagcataagacagggggCCAGCACAAGACAGgggccagcataagacagggggCCAGCACAAGACAGgggccagcataagacagggggccagcataagacagggggccagcataagacagggggCCAGCACAAGACAGgggccagcataagacagggggccagcataagacagggggccagcataagacagggggccagcataagacagggggccagcataagacagggggccagcataagacagggggccagcatagacagggggccagcataagacagagggccagcataagacagggggccagcataagacagggggccagcataagacagggggccagcataagacagggggCAGCATAAGACAGGGGGCAGCATAGGCAAGACTTGGGCAAGGAAGGCGAGGCCGGAAACAATGCCTCTCTGTCATCATTAAGTAAAGATTCAGAACTAATCCAGCAGTTTCCCAAGCCAGCTGTGGCCCACAGTGTGGCCCACCAGCTGTGGTCCGCAGTGTGGCCCCCCGGCTGTGGTCCACAGTGTGGCCCACCAGCTGTGGTCCGCAGTGTGGCCCCCCGGCTGTGGTCCGCAGTGTGGCCCACCAGCTGTGGTCCGCAGTGTGGCCCACCAGCTGTGGCCCATAGTGTGGCCCACCAGCTGTGGTCCGCAGTGTGGCCCCCCGGCTGTGGTCCACAGTGTGGCCCACCAGCTGTGGTCCGCAGTGTGGCCCCCCGGCTGTAGTCCCCACTGTGGCCCCCCGGCTGTGGTCCGCAGTGCGGCCCACCCCTGTCGTAACAATATATAATTTACCAGTTCAAAAAGCCGCCATATCTTGCGTAACTGACGTCACCGGCTGCTTACAGGCGGCTGCCCACCATAGTCTAATTGAAGCTTTAATTATAGGTATTTTTATGGACAAATTTTCAGAGTTTCTCTATTTACTTCTGTCTGGACCTTCCTTTGATGTTTGAGCACGCGGCTCATGCCTCTCCTCTACGGGGGGCCTCTCCTCTACGGGGCGGCCTCTCCTCTACGGGGCCTCTCCTCTACGGGGCGGCCTCTCCTCTACGGGGCGGCCTCTCCTCTACGGGGCCTCTCCTCTACGGGGCGGCCTCTCCTCTACGGGGCCTCTCCTCTACGGGGCGGCCTCTCCTCTACGGGGCCTCTTCTCTACGGGGCGGCCTCTCCTCTACGGGGCCTCTCCTCTACGGGGCGGCCTCTCCTCTACGGGGGCCTCTTCTCTACGGGGCCTCTCCTCTACGGGGGGCCTCTCCTCTACGGGGGGCCTCTCCTCTACGGGGGGCCTCTCCTCTACGGGGGGCCTCTCCTCTACGGGGGGCCTCTCCTCTACGGGGCCTCTACGCGCGGCCTCTCGTAGGGTGGCGTAGAGAGCATAATGTTACGAGGGTAACATTCCATCAACTGAGTCACTGAAAGAGAGACAAAATGAAAATCTCATTTTGTCTCTTTCATTTAAGGCAACTCATCAGCTTTGAGTCCTACAATAACATTAATATACAAGTATATATAATGAGTCTCCTTGCTTGAGTTACAGCACCACACAAGTAACTCAACTCACCACATACACAACCATGATATGCCAGCCAGTACTCCTATAATAATAACAGgagaaacttatatatatatatatatatatatatatatatatatatatatatatatatatatatatatatatatatatatatatatatatatatatatatgcaaacaagcctgaatggtccccaagcatttatgcgactgaaaactccacaccccagaagtgactggaacccgGGACAGCCCGGAGCAACAATTTAACTGGTGTACACGGtactttaaccactcgaccatccgtgaccgtacaaaagacgatgttagccgaggctatttcaccgtcccgacggcacttggtggtaatcctgggcatagttatttcatcaaatcacctcactttgtggggccacgtgacctGCCCCTCATATATACTGACGTATGACCCATATCGATACATCAATCCCGTGAATAATCCACAAAGCATATAACTAAGCTATTTCCACAACACATAAACAGtacttgaccaaaccacacaccagaagaataggagacgacgacgtttggtccgtcctggaccattaataAGTCGATTGTCTtactaatggtccaggacggaccgaaaggtcTTCGTCTGGTCATATTCTGCTGTGTGGTTTGGGCaacatatcttcagccccgttattgtgattcatcttcTGCATAAACAGTACTTCTTTTGTGGCATTACTGGTTGCTTGTGTGTagtacacctacaccctcacgTGAAGGCAGAGGGGAGAGTGTATCACCAGGAAGGCCAGAGGGCGGCGGGAGGTGTAGCGGAGAGTGAGGCGCATGAGGAAGGTGTTGGGAGTAACCTTAAGGGTCGCCCCCAAGAGACACTACACAAATAAAGGAAACATTATACAGAGTGTCAAAACGCTTCACCAATCCTCGCGGCCCCACAAGAGccgggggaggaggaggcagctCACCATGTGAGAAGTGCGGGTATTTACAACATATATTtatatggttatatatgcacAACACTGTACCACCGATACCAAAACTCCCGCAAAGAATCTGATTGATTGTCAGACTGACTTTGGTCTCCCAAAGTTAACCGTCACACACACGCTACACCAGCCAGcgtcacacactacaccaaccagcgccacacacacactacaccagccagtgtcacacacgctacaccagccagtgtcacacacacacacacacactacaccagccagcgtcacacacacactacaccagccagcgtcacacacacactacaccagccagcgtcacacacacacactacaccagccagcgtcacacacacactacaccagccagcgtcacacacacactacaccagccagcgtcacacacacactacacgagccagtgtcacacacacacactacaccagccagcgtcacacacacactacaccagccagcgtcacacacacacacacactacaccagccagcgtcacacacacactacaccagccagcgtcacacacacacacacacacactacaccagccagcgtcacacacacactacaccagccagcgtcacacacacacatacacacacactacaccagccagcgtcacacacacactacaccagccaGCGTCACACACTACACCAGCCAGCGTCACACACTACACCAGCCAGCGTCACACACTACACCAGCCAGCGTCACACACACGCTACACCAACATTCAGGGCCGCCAGTCGGTGAGAGAAGTTAGGGAATATTTCTATAATTTACCAGACTCGTAACACCATAAGAGACTCCACCTGACACAGCTGATGTCATGTCGATATTCCCTCCATGACactgattgtggtagtggtggtgatggtggtagtggtggtgatggtggtagtggtggtgatagtggtgatggtaggggtgatggtagtggtggtgatggtggttgtggtggtgatagtggtggtgatagtggtggtggtagtggtggtgatagtggtggtgatagtggtgttgatggtggtagtggtggtgatggtggtagtggtggtgatagtggtgatggtaggggtggtgatagtggtggtggtagtggtggtggtgctggtggtggtgctgatggtattGGTGGCGAGTATTGTGTATGTACCATCTGTGTACGTAACAGAACTGTTTACCATCGTGTGTAGTACATTTGTGTACACTCATTAACGTCTACCACCAGCTGCACCATGAACTTCCACCAGTCTAGTCTGACGTGCCTACCaggtataacctgtgtatatcctCGAGTATAGCTAGCACCCTGTATGACCTGCGTATGCCCTCACCTGTCGTCTCCACCGTGTATATTATACACCGTGTATACCATTGTATACATGCCAGAGGACCCAGTGAGGGTTCCAGAGGTGGGTCCCGCCACAGACCACACCCAAGAGCTCCCCAAAAGTAATAAATGAAGCGATAATTCACTCCTAAATCACAAGGAACTATGCAATTGCAGAAGGGCCCTCTGCCACCTGGCCCACTCTCACACAATCAATCCCCTAAACCATCAGATTTTCATGTCAGTGTGAGCGATAACTGGCGGAGCTGGGAGACACACTTCACTCATAATGTGCGCTCTGCCCTCACCTGATGTTCGAATTTTCTCTGGGATCGTAATGTTTTCAATTGTTATTGTACTGCGTCGTGCAGTGCAATGTCTTCCACTTATCTTGTACTGGGGTTTGGTGGATGAGGAGCAGGCGTGCCAACCCTGCCATGCATGCTTCCTGTTTCCTTACCCACATATATATTATGCTATGTTGTGGGTGGTCTGCCCCTTatactgtgttgtgggtggtCTGCCCCTTATACTGTGTTGAGGTGGTCTGCCCCTTATACTGTGTTGTGGGTGACCTGCTTCTTATACTGTGTTGTGGGTGACCTGCTCCTTatactgtgttgtgggtggtCTGCTCCTTatactgtgttgtgggtggtctgccccttatactgtgttgtgggtggtctgccccttatactgtgttgtgggtggtctgccccttatactgtgttgtgggtggtctgccccttatactgtgttgtgggtggtctgccccttatactgtgttgtgggtggtCTGCCCCTTATACTGTGTTGAGGTGGCATGCCCCTTATACTGTGTTGTGGGTGGCCTGCCCCTTatactgtgttgtgggtggtctgccccttatactgtgtt
This DNA window, taken from Procambarus clarkii isolate CNS0578487 chromosome 7, FALCON_Pclarkii_2.0, whole genome shotgun sequence, encodes the following:
- the LOC138357790 gene encoding uncharacterized protein, whose protein sequence is MPLLYGGPLLYGAASPLRGLSSTGRPLLYGAASPLRGLSSTGRPLLYGASPLRGGLSSTGPLLYGAASPLRGLSSTGRPLLYGGLFSTGPLLYGGPLLYGGPLLYGGPLLYGGPLLYGGPLLYGASTRGLS